A genomic window from Halomonas sp. LR3S48 includes:
- the araD1 gene encoding AraD1 family protein: MRIVQVMTPRGVRAAVVESRDQLRLIDYPGGTYALAQAAIDEGVSLAEFIASRRCHELLDYKQALDMRQLLPPVTHPDPAHCLVTGTGLTHLGSADTRAAMHAKAQVAESELTDSMRMFNLGVEGGKPEAGHIGAQPEWFYKGDGNIVVAPEQPFGVPTFAEDAGEEPELVGIYLNGPDGTPYRLGYAVGNEFSDHITERANYLWLAHSKLRPCSFGPELLLGELPAHLEGESRIVREGEVLWRKPFLTGEANMAHSLANLEHHHFKYAQFRVPGDLHVHYFGTATLSFADGIEVRDGDRFEIELPALGRALCNPVRFATRNDAPTRVLSL, from the coding sequence ATGCGAATCGTACAAGTCATGACTCCCCGCGGCGTACGCGCCGCGGTGGTTGAAAGCCGCGACCAATTGCGCCTGATCGACTACCCCGGCGGCACCTATGCGCTGGCCCAGGCGGCCATCGACGAGGGAGTGTCCCTCGCCGAGTTCATCGCATCTCGCCGCTGCCATGAGCTGCTGGATTACAAGCAGGCGCTCGACATGCGCCAGTTGCTGCCCCCGGTTACCCATCCCGATCCGGCCCACTGCCTGGTCACCGGCACCGGCCTGACCCATCTGGGCAGCGCCGACACCCGCGCGGCGATGCATGCCAAAGCACAGGTAGCGGAGAGCGAACTCACCGACTCCATGCGCATGTTCAATCTCGGCGTCGAGGGCGGCAAGCCGGAAGCGGGCCATATCGGCGCCCAACCGGAGTGGTTCTACAAGGGCGATGGCAACATCGTCGTTGCCCCGGAGCAGCCGTTCGGCGTACCGACCTTCGCCGAAGACGCCGGCGAGGAACCGGAGCTGGTTGGCATCTACCTCAATGGCCCCGACGGTACGCCCTACCGTCTCGGTTACGCCGTTGGCAACGAATTCTCCGACCACATCACCGAACGTGCCAACTACCTGTGGCTGGCCCATTCCAAGCTGCGCCCCTGCAGCTTCGGCCCGGAGCTACTGCTCGGCGAACTGCCGGCGCACCTGGAAGGTGAAAGCCGCATCGTGCGCGAGGGAGAGGTGCTGTGGCGCAAGCCCTTCCTCACCGGCGAGGCCAACATGGCCCACAGCCTCGCCAACCTGGAGCACCACCACTTCAAGTATGCGCAGTTCCGAGTCCCGGGCGATCTGCATGTGCACTACTTCGGCACCGCCACCCTGAGCTTTGCCGATGGCATCGAAGTGCGCGATGGCGACCGCTTCGAGATCGAATTGCCGGCGCTGGGACGCGCCCTGTGCAACCCGGTGCGCTTCGCGACAAGAAACGATGCTCCCACCCGGGTGCTTTCCCTGTAG
- a CDS encoding L-rhamnonate dehydratase, producing the protein MKITKVRTRVFEWNGHTVTPTPHFCSNAMDELWDKGDSMGTFRFHGWTTVEIETDNGLVGLGNVALAPRIAKAIIDQYLAPLVIGQDPFDYEYLWQRMYRSTHAWGRKGIGMAAISGVDIAIWDLMGKAVNQPVFKLLGGRTKEKIPCYASKLYRTDLKSMQEEAQSYLDQGFKAMKMRFGYGPKDGPDGMRANLDSVAAIREVIGEDIDLMLECYMGWNLEYAKRMLPKLERFQPRWLEEPVIADDIDGYAELNQLTSIPISGGEHEFTHYGFRQLLEKRAVSVIQYDTNRVGGITAARKINAIAESFSVPVIPHAGQMHNYHLTMSTLASPMSEFFPVHDVEIGNELFYYLFEGDPEPVNGFLDLDDDTPGLGLSLNERYFDQFTIIE; encoded by the coding sequence ATGAAGATCACCAAGGTCCGTACCCGCGTCTTCGAATGGAACGGTCATACCGTCACGCCGACCCCGCACTTCTGCTCCAACGCCATGGACGAACTGTGGGACAAGGGCGACTCCATGGGCACCTTCCGCTTCCATGGCTGGACCACCGTCGAGATCGAGACCGACAACGGCTTGGTCGGGCTGGGTAACGTGGCGCTGGCACCGCGCATCGCCAAGGCGATCATCGATCAGTACCTGGCGCCGCTGGTGATCGGTCAGGACCCATTCGACTACGAGTACCTGTGGCAGCGCATGTACCGCTCCACGCACGCCTGGGGCCGCAAGGGCATCGGCATGGCGGCGATTTCGGGGGTCGATATCGCGATCTGGGATTTGATGGGCAAGGCGGTCAATCAACCGGTATTCAAGCTGCTCGGCGGGCGCACCAAGGAGAAGATTCCCTGCTACGCCTCCAAGCTCTATCGCACCGATCTCAAGTCGATGCAGGAAGAAGCACAGTCCTACCTCGACCAGGGCTTCAAGGCAATGAAGATGCGCTTCGGTTATGGACCTAAGGACGGTCCCGACGGCATGCGTGCCAACCTCGACAGCGTAGCCGCGATACGCGAGGTGATCGGCGAGGACATCGACCTGATGCTCGAATGCTATATGGGTTGGAATCTGGAGTACGCCAAGCGCATGTTGCCGAAGCTGGAGCGCTTCCAGCCGCGCTGGCTGGAGGAACCGGTGATTGCCGACGACATCGACGGCTACGCGGAGCTGAATCAGCTGACCAGCATCCCGATCTCCGGCGGCGAACACGAGTTCACCCACTACGGTTTCCGCCAGCTGCTCGAGAAGCGTGCCGTCTCGGTCATCCAGTACGACACCAACCGGGTCGGCGGCATCACCGCGGCGCGCAAGATCAACGCCATCGCCGAATCCTTCAGTGTACCGGTGATCCCCCACGCCGGTCAGATGCACAACTACCACCTGACCATGTCCACGCTGGCCTCGCCGATGTCCGAGTTCTTCCCGGTGCATGACGTCGAGATCGGCAACGAACTCTTCTACTACCTGTTCGAGGGCGATCCCGAGCCGGTCAACGGCTTCCTCGACCTGGACGACGACACCCCGGGGCTGGGGCTATCGCTCAACGAGCGTTACTTCGACCAGTTCACCATCATCGAGTGA
- a CDS encoding 4-hydroxythreonine-4-phosphate dehydrogenase PdxA, with amino-acid sequence MSDSRPVIAVTLGDPAGIGPELVAKLFAEPELFTAVHTVLVGDRWLWEEGQRVAGTRHQLPEVDSFAAAREHGGPVFLPLETVAKGVVPYAEETVAGGASTLTVLTRCLEAAQAGDVDAICFAPLNKFSMKKAGLKHEDELHFFAEHLGVDGYFCEFNTLGTLWTSRISSHIPLKDAAQYVTQERIVAASKLIHDSLILAGFETPRVAVAAFNPHGGEGGTCGREEIEVIAPAVKACQAQGYPIAGPFPADTIFIKARDGEYDAIVTMYHDQGQIAIKLLGFKQGVTVQGGLPIPITTPAHGTAFDIAGQGKADVGPTRNAFAIACRMGASLRRQRLETIKA; translated from the coding sequence ATGAGCGATTCACGTCCCGTCATTGCCGTCACTCTGGGCGACCCCGCCGGCATCGGCCCCGAGCTCGTCGCCAAGCTGTTTGCCGAACCGGAACTGTTCACCGCCGTGCATACCGTGCTGGTGGGGGACCGTTGGCTATGGGAAGAAGGCCAGCGCGTCGCCGGCACCCGTCACCAGCTCCCCGAGGTCGACAGCTTCGCCGCTGCGCGCGAGCACGGCGGCCCGGTATTTCTACCGCTCGAGACCGTGGCCAAGGGCGTGGTGCCCTATGCCGAGGAAACCGTCGCCGGCGGCGCCTCGACCTTGACGGTGCTGACTCGCTGCCTGGAGGCTGCCCAGGCCGGCGACGTGGATGCCATCTGCTTCGCACCACTCAACAAGTTCTCGATGAAGAAGGCCGGACTCAAGCATGAGGACGAGCTGCACTTCTTCGCCGAACACCTGGGCGTCGATGGCTACTTCTGCGAGTTCAACACCCTCGGCACGCTGTGGACCTCGCGTATCTCCTCGCACATCCCGCTCAAGGACGCCGCGCAGTACGTGACCCAGGAACGCATCGTCGCGGCCAGCAAGCTGATCCACGACTCCCTGATCCTGGCCGGTTTCGAGACCCCGCGTGTCGCGGTGGCGGCCTTCAATCCCCACGGCGGCGAGGGTGGCACCTGCGGGCGCGAGGAGATCGAAGTCATCGCACCCGCCGTCAAGGCGTGCCAGGCCCAGGGCTATCCCATCGCCGGCCCCTTTCCAGCCGACACCATCTTCATCAAGGCCCGCGACGGCGAGTACGACGCCATCGTCACCATGTACCACGACCAGGGGCAGATCGCGATCAAGCTGCTCGGGTTCAAGCAGGGCGTGACCGTCCAGGGCGGCCTGCCAATCCCCATCACCACCCCGGCCCACGGTACCGCCTTCGACATTGCCGGCCAGGGCAAGGCCGACGTAGGCCCGACCCGAAACGCTTTTGCCATCGCTTGCCGCATGGGCGCGAGCCTGCGTCGCCAGCGTCTCGAAACCATCAAGGCCTGA
- a CDS encoding TRAP transporter large permease encodes MTLLIVIAALFALVLINVPIAVAIGVVGVVGVFLNMGPQHLLNVPLTLFNGATNFPLIAIPLFIFAGALMNTSGISTRLINLVTALVGFVRGGLAMVNVGVSMFFAEISGSAVADVAATGSVLIPEMKRKKYNPEFSAAITSSSASLAVIIPPSLSMILYGAIAEVSIVQLFVAGIVPGLLGGFGLACFCYYYAVKYDLPREEAFSLGRLGKAFKEAVWALLLPVIILGGIFGGFVTATEGAGIAVLAALVIGGLIYREFNLKMLYRAVTDGVIQTAVVMLLVATSAVLGLFLTEMQLPQQLARQITALTENPIAVLALLNILLLLLGMFLHGAAAIILVVPIVMPLVHQIGIDPIHFGLILTLNLAIGQQTPPVASVLATACSIAKTDMWNTTRVNMPMIGVLFIVLLLVTYIPAIPLTLVELFY; translated from the coding sequence ATGACCCTGCTGATCGTCATTGCCGCCCTGTTCGCCCTGGTGCTGATCAACGTGCCCATCGCCGTGGCGATCGGTGTGGTCGGGGTGGTGGGGGTCTTCCTCAACATGGGCCCCCAGCACTTGTTGAACGTGCCGCTAACGTTGTTCAACGGGGCCACCAACTTTCCGTTGATCGCCATTCCGCTGTTCATCTTCGCCGGTGCCTTGATGAACACCTCGGGCATTTCCACCCGTTTGATCAACCTGGTAACCGCTCTCGTCGGTTTCGTGCGTGGTGGGCTGGCCATGGTGAACGTCGGTGTTTCGATGTTCTTCGCCGAGATTTCCGGCTCTGCGGTCGCCGACGTGGCCGCCACCGGTTCGGTGCTGATCCCCGAGATGAAACGCAAGAAGTACAACCCGGAGTTCTCCGCGGCCATTACTTCGTCTTCGGCCTCCTTGGCAGTGATCATTCCGCCTTCGCTGTCGATGATCCTATACGGTGCCATTGCCGAGGTCTCCATCGTTCAGCTCTTCGTGGCCGGTATTGTCCCGGGGCTGCTCGGTGGCTTCGGCCTGGCCTGCTTCTGCTACTACTACGCGGTGAAATACGACTTGCCGCGTGAGGAGGCGTTCTCCCTGGGCCGCCTTGGCAAGGCCTTCAAGGAAGCCGTTTGGGCGTTGCTGCTGCCGGTGATCATTCTCGGTGGAATCTTCGGCGGCTTCGTCACCGCCACCGAGGGGGCCGGGATTGCCGTGCTCGCTGCCCTGGTGATCGGAGGGCTGATTTACCGTGAGTTCAATCTCAAGATGCTCTATCGGGCCGTTACCGATGGCGTCATTCAGACCGCCGTGGTGATGTTGCTGGTAGCCACTTCCGCCGTGTTGGGCCTGTTTCTCACCGAGATGCAACTGCCCCAACAACTCGCCCGCCAGATTACCGCCCTGACCGAGAACCCGATCGCCGTACTGGCGCTACTCAACATTCTGCTGCTGCTGCTCGGCATGTTCTTGCACGGTGCCGCAGCGATCATTCTGGTGGTGCCCATCGTCATGCCACTGGTGCACCAGATCGGCATCGACCCCATCCACTTCGGCTTGATCCTCACCCTCAACCTGGCGATCGGCCAGCAGACGCCACCGGTCGCCTCGGTCCTGGCCACTGCCTGTTCCATCGCCAAGACCGACATGTGGAATACCACTCGCGTCAACATGCCGATGATCGGCGTGCTGTTCATCGTCCTGCTGCTGGTGACCTATATCCCGGCCATCCCCCTGACTCTCGTCGAACTCTTCTACTGA
- a CDS encoding TRAP transporter small permease, with product MDIIDRTRLVVEKLLEAITVFLLLALTTIVLAAVAFRALGSSLIWYDEVASIGLAWLSFYGACLAALKRAHMGFPGIVASAPPALRSLLFLISEAIVIGFFLIIAYYGYRVLDILAWDRLVSIPAVSLTVTQSVIPLSAALFIVCELLSLPEAWRKVQAGVDSEHEAIEAAIRQAEEDLKESRT from the coding sequence ATGGACATCATCGACCGCACCCGCCTTGTCGTCGAAAAGCTGCTGGAGGCTATTACGGTCTTTCTGCTGCTCGCGCTGACGACGATCGTGCTGGCCGCCGTTGCTTTCCGTGCCCTCGGTAGCTCGCTCATCTGGTACGACGAAGTCGCTTCCATCGGCCTGGCCTGGCTGTCCTTCTACGGCGCCTGCCTGGCCGCGCTGAAGCGAGCCCACATGGGCTTTCCCGGCATTGTCGCCAGCGCTCCCCCTGCCCTGCGCAGCCTGCTCTTCCTGATCTCGGAAGCCATCGTCATCGGCTTTTTCCTGATCATCGCTTACTACGGCTATCGCGTGCTCGACATCCTCGCCTGGGACCGACTGGTGTCGATCCCCGCAGTGAGCCTGACCGTTACCCAGTCAGTGATTCCGCTCAGTGCCGCGCTGTTCATCGTCTGTGAGCTGCTGAGCCTGCCGGAGGCGTGGAGGAAAGTGCAGGCGGGTGTGGACAGTGAGCACGAGGCCATTGAGGCAGCCATTCGCCAGGCCGAGGAAGATCTCAAGGAGAGTCGCACATGA
- a CDS encoding TRAP transporter substrate-binding protein, whose amino-acid sequence MLKRTFAFSLFALVAAAGSAQAQEKLVFAIGGSPQSLQGQTAQEFTRRLQERLGDDIQIEYYDSAQLGDERQLIQRLRMGTVDLAAISSIMSSVAPEFALFDLPYLVKDRDHLKRIDQEIVMTDLAQSAESQGLKILSTWENGFRHITNSRRAVTVPEDLHGLRIRTPQSDWRTRMFTTWGANPTPMAFSEVFVGLQTGVIDGQENPLSNIYGARLHEVQEYLSLSSHVYSPIWLTAGQNGWSQYSEEVREAISAAAAETQEWALARGVELDEELLTAMQEAGMSVNEVERDAFIAASNPVYEVFAEQVPNGQAMIDRAMALAEE is encoded by the coding sequence ATGCTCAAAAGAACTTTCGCATTTTCCCTGTTCGCTCTGGTGGCTGCTGCGGGCAGCGCCCAAGCCCAGGAAAAGCTCGTCTTTGCCATTGGCGGCTCGCCCCAGAGCCTGCAAGGGCAGACTGCCCAGGAGTTCACCCGCCGCCTGCAGGAGCGGCTGGGGGATGACATCCAGATCGAGTACTACGACAGCGCCCAACTGGGGGATGAGCGTCAGTTGATCCAGCGGCTGCGCATGGGCACGGTGGATCTCGCCGCCATCTCCTCGATCATGTCTTCGGTTGCACCGGAATTCGCGCTCTTCGACCTTCCCTACCTGGTCAAGGACCGCGACCACCTCAAGCGCATCGACCAGGAAATCGTCATGACTGACCTGGCTCAGAGCGCCGAGTCGCAGGGGCTGAAGATTCTCTCTACGTGGGAGAACGGTTTTCGTCATATCACAAACAGTCGGCGTGCCGTGACGGTGCCTGAGGACCTCCACGGGCTGCGTATCCGCACCCCACAGAGTGACTGGCGCACCCGGATGTTCACCACCTGGGGGGCAAATCCCACGCCCATGGCCTTTTCCGAGGTATTCGTGGGCCTGCAGACCGGCGTCATCGACGGCCAGGAGAACCCGCTCAGCAATATCTACGGTGCCCGCCTGCACGAGGTTCAGGAGTACCTGTCCCTCTCCAGTCACGTCTACAGCCCGATCTGGCTGACTGCCGGCCAGAACGGCTGGAGCCAGTATTCCGAGGAGGTGCGCGAGGCCATTTCGGCCGCTGCCGCAGAAACCCAGGAGTGGGCTCTGGCGCGCGGCGTCGAACTCGACGAGGAGCTGCTCACCGCCATGCAGGAAGCCGGGATGTCGGTCAACGAGGTAGAACGCGACGCCTTCATTGCGGCCAGCAATCCCGTTTACGAAGTCTTCGCAGAGCAGGTGCCGAACGGCCAGGCGATGATCGATCGCGCCATGGCATTGGCCGAGGAATGA
- a CDS encoding FadR/GntR family transcriptional regulator → MERMAFAFEKTLENKTKKEILAEKLIEMILTGLLRDDDVLPSERELAQLFGVSRETVRGALSQLTAHGLISVSHGSKTRICASDTVLARFRATRPDEMVKEVNRFDINSVFESRIIVEAAIARRAAMRIDAEGIAKLERLLQAQSQLFDSPVHFQLSDQNFHKLISEYADNEILLRYAEELYTYGLSVRRQVMVEEGAIERSYQEHGHIVEALKRGDPDGAERAMLAHLDSVYRTTKAKLDTSLSQA, encoded by the coding sequence ATGGAAAGAATGGCATTCGCCTTCGAGAAGACGCTCGAGAACAAGACCAAGAAAGAGATACTGGCCGAGAAGCTGATCGAGATGATCCTGACCGGCCTACTGCGGGATGATGATGTTCTGCCCAGTGAGCGGGAGCTGGCCCAGCTATTCGGTGTGAGCCGGGAAACCGTACGTGGCGCCTTGTCACAGCTCACGGCCCATGGGCTGATCAGCGTTTCCCATGGGAGCAAGACCCGTATTTGTGCCAGCGACACGGTCCTGGCCAGGTTTCGTGCCACTCGCCCTGATGAGATGGTGAAGGAGGTCAACCGCTTCGACATCAATAGTGTTTTCGAGAGCCGCATCATCGTGGAAGCCGCCATCGCCCGGCGCGCCGCCATGCGAATTGATGCAGAAGGTATCGCCAAGCTGGAACGGCTGCTACAAGCGCAGAGCCAGCTGTTCGACTCGCCGGTGCACTTCCAGCTCTCCGATCAGAACTTCCATAAGCTGATCTCGGAATATGCCGATAATGAAATCCTGCTGCGCTATGCGGAGGAACTCTACACCTATGGCTTGAGCGTCCGTCGCCAGGTCATGGTGGAAGAAGGTGCCATCGAGCGTAGTTACCAGGAGCATGGACACATCGTCGAGGCGCTCAAGCGGGGCGACCCCGATGGCGCCGAGCGGGCCATGCTGGCTCATCTGGACAGCGTCTATCGCACCACCAAGGCCAAGCTGGACACCAGCCTTTCCCAGGCTTGA
- a CDS encoding aldehyde dehydrogenase (NADP(+)), which yields MTLQGKMLIGQEAVSGSSTPIHAVNPATGERLEPTYVGGSKAEVERACELAEAAFGTYRETTLELRATFLEAVAGEIEAIGDELIERAMLETGLPRARLEGERGRTCGQLRLFASVVRAGEWLDVRLDPALPERQPLPRADLRQRHIPLGPVAVFGASNFPLAFSVAGGDTASALAAGCPVIVKGHSAHPGTSELVGRAVQKAVEKCELPEGVFSLLFGSGREIGQALVADPRIQAVGFTGSRSGGTALMKTAQARPQPIPVYAEMSSINPVFLLPEALKARGDKIAEGFVASMNMGAGQFCTNPGLVIAEKGPELEAFVEAAGEAVKGSGAQTMLTPGIHDAYQQGVGRLSGNGKVREVARGQAGESAHPCQAGLFVTSAAGFLNEPELQEEVFGATSLVIECQDEQEMQRVAAQLEGQLTATLQMDDGDLAVAKGLMPILERKAGRILANGWPTGVEVCHAMVHGGPYPATSDSRTTSVGSAAIYRFLRPVCYQALPEGLLPAPLKDGNPWGVSRLVDGKREV from the coding sequence ATGACCCTGCAAGGCAAAATGCTGATCGGCCAGGAAGCCGTCAGCGGCAGTTCCACGCCCATCCACGCCGTCAACCCCGCCACCGGCGAGCGCCTTGAGCCCACCTACGTGGGCGGCAGCAAGGCCGAGGTCGAGCGCGCCTGTGAACTCGCCGAGGCGGCCTTCGGCACTTATCGCGAAACCACCCTCGAGCTGCGCGCGACGTTTCTCGAGGCCGTGGCCGGCGAGATCGAGGCCATCGGCGACGAACTGATCGAACGCGCCATGTTGGAAACCGGCCTGCCTCGGGCACGCCTCGAGGGCGAGCGCGGCCGCACCTGCGGCCAGCTGCGCCTGTTCGCCTCCGTGGTACGCGCCGGCGAGTGGCTCGACGTGCGCCTCGACCCGGCCCTGCCCGAGCGTCAGCCACTGCCCCGCGCCGACCTGCGCCAGCGCCACATCCCGCTCGGCCCGGTGGCGGTGTTCGGCGCCAGCAACTTCCCGCTGGCCTTCAGCGTAGCCGGTGGCGACACCGCCTCGGCACTGGCCGCCGGCTGCCCGGTGATCGTCAAGGGCCACTCCGCCCACCCCGGCACCTCGGAGCTGGTCGGCCGCGCAGTCCAGAAAGCGGTCGAGAAGTGCGAGCTGCCCGAGGGGGTGTTCTCGCTGCTGTTCGGCTCGGGCCGGGAGATCGGCCAGGCGCTGGTCGCCGATCCGCGCATCCAGGCGGTGGGCTTCACCGGCTCCCGCAGCGGTGGCACCGCGCTGATGAAGACGGCCCAAGCCCGCCCCCAGCCGATCCCGGTCTACGCCGAGATGAGCTCGATCAACCCGGTGTTCCTGCTGCCCGAGGCCTTGAAGGCGCGCGGCGACAAGATCGCCGAGGGCTTCGTCGCCTCGATGAACATGGGGGCCGGGCAGTTCTGCACCAACCCGGGCCTGGTCATCGCCGAGAAGGGCCCCGAGCTCGAGGCCTTCGTCGAGGCGGCGGGCGAGGCCGTGAAAGGCAGCGGCGCCCAGACCATGCTCACCCCGGGCATCCACGATGCCTACCAGCAGGGCGTGGGCCGGCTTTCCGGCAACGGCAAGGTCAGGGAAGTGGCCCGCGGCCAGGCCGGCGAGTCGGCCCACCCCTGCCAGGCGGGGCTGTTCGTCACTTCGGCGGCCGGCTTCCTCAACGAGCCCGAGCTGCAGGAAGAAGTGTTCGGCGCCACTTCGCTGGTGATCGAGTGCCAGGACGAGCAGGAGATGCAGCGCGTGGCGGCCCAGCTCGAAGGCCAGCTCACCGCCACCCTGCAGATGGACGACGGCGATCTCGCCGTGGCGAAAGGACTGATGCCGATCCTCGAGCGCAAGGCGGGTCGGATCCTGGCCAACGGCTGGCCGACGGGTGTCGAGGTGTGCCACGCCATGGTCCACGGCGGCCCCTACCCGGCGACATCCGACAGCCGTACCACCTCGGTGGGCAGCGCGGCGATCTACCGCTTCCTGCGCCCGGTGTGCTATCAGGCGCTGCCTGAGGGCCTGCTGCCGGCGCCGCTCAAGGACGGCAACCCCTGGGGCGTGTCGCGGCTGGTGGATGGCAAGCGCGAGGTGTAG
- the araD1 gene encoding AraD1 family protein, translating into MRLIQCEHQGQVRAARVESDREVRLLDADTYSLARRAIAAGQSLADAVGAALTETRLDYQRLVDEKRLLPPLTHPDPAHCLVTGTGLTHLGSADTRSAMHAHSQQQTQQSEEQLTDSMRMFKLGVEGGKPAPGETGAQPEWFYKGDGDCMVAPEAEIPVPAFAEDAGEEPELAGLYLTGDDGNPWRVGYAIGNEFSDHVTERFNYLWLAHSKLRACSVGPELWVGELPDHLEGVSRIVRGGETVWEKPFLTGEANMAHSLANLEYHHFKYSGFRRPGDVHVHFFGTATLSFADGIQTRDGDRFEISLPTFGRALRNPLRFETETPPIDVKSL; encoded by the coding sequence ATGCGCCTGATTCAATGCGAACACCAAGGCCAGGTCCGTGCGGCCCGGGTCGAAAGTGACCGTGAAGTTCGCCTGCTCGACGCCGACACCTACAGCCTGGCCCGCCGCGCCATTGCGGCAGGGCAATCGCTGGCCGACGCCGTCGGGGCAGCGCTGACCGAAACCCGCCTCGACTACCAGCGACTGGTCGACGAGAAACGCCTGCTGCCACCGCTGACCCACCCCGACCCGGCCCACTGTCTCGTGACCGGCACCGGCCTGACCCATCTGGGCAGCGCCGATACGCGCTCCGCGATGCATGCCCACTCTCAACAACAGACCCAGCAGAGTGAAGAGCAGCTGACCGACTCCATGCGCATGTTCAAGCTGGGCGTGGAGGGCGGCAAGCCCGCCCCCGGTGAGACCGGCGCCCAGCCGGAGTGGTTCTACAAGGGCGACGGCGACTGCATGGTTGCCCCGGAAGCCGAGATCCCGGTACCCGCCTTTGCCGAGGATGCCGGCGAGGAACCGGAACTCGCCGGGCTCTACCTGACCGGCGACGACGGCAACCCCTGGCGGGTGGGCTATGCCATCGGCAACGAGTTTTCCGACCACGTCACCGAGCGCTTCAACTACCTGTGGCTGGCCCACTCGAAGCTGCGCGCCTGCAGCGTTGGCCCGGAGCTGTGGGTGGGTGAGCTGCCCGACCACCTGGAAGGCGTCAGCCGCATCGTGCGAGGCGGCGAGACCGTCTGGGAGAAACCGTTCCTCACCGGCGAGGCCAACATGGCTCATAGCCTGGCCAACCTGGAGTATCACCACTTCAAATATTCGGGTTTTCGTCGTCCCGGCGATGTCCACGTGCATTTCTTCGGCACCGCCACCCTGAGCTTCGCCGATGGCATCCAGACCCGGGACGGCGACCGTTTCGAGATCAGCCTGCCCACATTCGGCCGGGCCCTGCGCAATCCACTACGCTTCGAGACGGAGACGCCCCCTATCGATGTGAAATCGCTCTAG
- a CDS encoding TRAP transporter large permease yields MDISTATLLMVGAIFALLITGLPLAFITGLVAMAFTFGWFGETALPLVTSRVYGFITEYSLVAVPMFVLMASLLDRSGIAKDLFNAMRVFAGRLPGGVAVQTIVVAFFLAALSGIIGGEIVLLGILALPQMLRLGYDKHLSIGVVCAGGALGTMMPPSIVLIIYGLIASVSIAELFTAAITPAVILMGSYIAYVLVRCLKNPEMGPPLTEESQDNPFSNRLDAAKAILLPGLIAFLVLGTIYGGIASVTEAAAMGVFGVILAIMVRREFSLGMLHHSLGQTLNTCGMIIWIGIGAAALVGVYNLMGGNRFVSGLILGLEVAPIAIILVMMGIMLVLGLFLDWIGIAMLALPIFLPIVTQLGFDPIWFGILFAVNMQVSFLSPPFGPAAFYLKSVAPPDISLKDIYISVLPFMLIQLCVLAALLLWPQLAIWPL; encoded by the coding sequence ATGGATATCTCGACCGCAACGCTGCTGATGGTCGGCGCCATCTTCGCGCTGCTCATCACCGGCCTGCCACTGGCCTTCATCACCGGCCTGGTGGCAATGGCCTTCACCTTCGGCTGGTTCGGAGAGACCGCCCTGCCGCTGGTCACCAGCCGCGTCTACGGCTTCATCACCGAGTATTCGCTGGTGGCGGTGCCGATGTTCGTGCTGATGGCCTCGCTGCTCGACCGCTCCGGCATCGCCAAGGACCTGTTCAATGCCATGCGCGTATTCGCCGGCCGCCTGCCCGGCGGCGTGGCGGTTCAGACCATCGTGGTGGCGTTCTTCCTGGCGGCGCTGTCGGGGATCATCGGCGGCGAGATCGTGCTGCTGGGCATCCTGGCGCTGCCGCAGATGCTGCGCCTGGGCTACGACAAGCACCTGTCGATCGGCGTGGTATGCGCCGGCGGCGCGCTGGGTACCATGATGCCGCCGTCGATCGTGCTGATCATCTACGGCCTGATCGCCAGCGTCTCCATCGCCGAACTGTTCACCGCGGCCATTACCCCGGCGGTGATCCTGATGGGCTCCTACATCGCCTACGTGCTGGTACGCTGCCTGAAGAACCCCGAGATGGGGCCGCCATTGACCGAGGAGAGCCAGGACAATCCCTTCTCCAACAGGCTCGATGCCGCCAAGGCGATCCTGTTGCCGGGGCTGATCGCCTTCCTGGTACTCGGCACCATCTACGGCGGCATCGCCTCGGTCACCGAGGCGGCAGCGATGGGTGTATTCGGCGTAATCCTCGCAATCATGGTGCGCCGCGAATTCTCGCTGGGCATGCTGCACCACAGCCTGGGCCAGACGCTCAATACTTGCGGCATGATCATCTGGATCGGCATCGGCGCCGCCGCGCTGGTCGGCGTCTACAACCTGATGGGCGGCAACCGCTTCGTCTCGGGCTTGATCCTCGGCCTCGAGGTAGCACCGATAGCGATCATCCTGGTGATGATGGGCATCATGCTGGTGCTCGGGCTGTTCCTCGACTGGATCGGCATCGCCATGCTGGCGTTGCCGATCTTCCTGCCTATCGTCACGCAACTGGGTTTCGACCCGATCTGGTTCGGCATCCTGTTCGCCGTGAACATGCAGGTCTCGTTCCTGTCACCACCGTTCGGCCCGGCGGCGTTCTACCTCAAGAGCGTGGCGCCGCCGGACATCAGTCTCAAGGACATCTACATTTCGGTATTGCCGTTCATGCTCATCCAGCTTTGCGTGCTGGCGGCCCTGCTGCTGTGGCCGCAGCTGGCGATCTGGCCGCTTTGA